From Mesorhizobium sp. Pch-S:
GGCCGTCGGCGCCTTTCTCATCGCCGGGGCACTCCTCGTGCTGACCGGACTGATCAAGCCGCTGACCCAGCTGATCTCGAAGATCCCGGCCTCGGTGGCCTCCGGCATGCTGGCCGGTATCCTCGTCACCTTCGCGCTCAATGCTGTCCGGACCATCCCTGTCGATCCCTGGCTGGTGCTGCCGCTGATCGCCGCCTTCTTCCTGATCCGGCTGTGGAACCCGGCGCTGTCCGTTCTCGCGGTGCTGGTCGGCGGCGGCTTTGCCGCCTACCTCACCGGCCGTGTCGGCAGCCTGCCGGCGCCAGAACTTTCGACGTTGACGCTGATCGCGCCCGTCTTCACCGCCAAGGCGGCGATCGGGCTGGCATTGCCGCTCTATCTCGTCACCATGGCCTCGCAGAACCTGTCCGGCCTCGCCGTGCTGCGGGCGGCGGGCTACAATCCCGAGCCCGGACCGTTGATCAGTTTCACCGGACTGGTGTCCTTCCTGCTCGCCCCGTTCGGCGCCTCGACCTCCAACCTGGCGGCGATCTCGGCCGCGATCTGCACCGGGCCAGACGTGCACCCGGACCCTGCCGAGCGCTGGAAGACCGGGCCATTCTATGCGCTTGCCTATGTCGTGTTCGCGATCTTCGGCGCCTCGCTGGTGGCAATCTTCGCGGTGCTGCCGCAGAGCCTGATCGTGCTGGTCGCGGGCCTCGCCCTGCTCGGGCCCTTCACCAACGCGCTGACCATCTCGCTCAAGGATGAGCATGAACGCATGGCCGCCACGACGGCTTTTGCCGTCACCGCCTCGGGCCTGACCCTGTTCGGTGTCGGTGCCGCGTTCTGGGGTCTTGTCGCCGGCATGATCGTGGTTCTGCTCGATCACGCAAAAAATCGTTAGGTTTTACAGGCGGTTGATTGCGGCCGAGGGCGCTTGTTCTTGAAGAACATGCCCACTCTTCCCACCTCGTTTGGCAGCAGCCGTGTCTTGGCTGCCTCCAACCGAAGGAACGGGAGAAATGAACACGACTGCATTGATCCGCCCGGCCTGGACGCCGGCAACCATCGCGCTGATGGTTCTTGGCTTCGTGGTGTTCTGGCCGCTGGGCCTCGCCATGCTTGCCTACATCATCTGGGGCGACCGGCTCGACGGCTTCAAGCGCGACGTCAACAAGGCCACCGATGGCATCTTCGCCGGCTGCCGCCGCGGCGCCGACAAGGCTCATCGCTGGGGTCATGCCTCCGCCCGCACCGGCAACGTCGCCTTCGACGACTGGCGCGACAAGGAACTGGAGCGCCTCGCAGAAGAGCGCCGCAAGCTCGATGAAGCACTGGCCGAGTTCGACGACTATGCCCGCGAGCTACGCCGCGCCAAGGACCAGGAAGAGTTCGATCGCTTCATGGCCCAGCGCAACAAGCCGACCGCGCCGGCCACGACCAAGCCAGCCAAGGGCAAGGGCACGAACCTGCTCGACGACTGATCGATGCGATCAGCATGAGTTCCAGCGGCGCCGTCTGAAAAGCGGCGCCGTTGTCTTGTGGGGCCTTTCGTCCTCCTGCGGCGATCACATCGCTGCGAAGACCGCTACAGATTTCTCCGAATCGCTTATGTTCCTCTTATGTCCTTCGCCTTCTTCCGCAACCTGACCAAGCCCAGGCCCGCCCCGGTCGAGGAGCGCGAGCATCATGTGGCCGGGCGCACGCTGCCGCTCAGGATCGTGGAGAACGAACGCGCACGGCGGCTGACGCTGCGGATCGATGCCGGCGGCCAGGGCCTGCGCATCACCGTGCCGCCGGGCCTGCGCCAGGGCGAGGTCGAACGGTTCCTCAGCCGCCACCAGGGTTGGCTCGAACAGCGGCTGGCCAAGGTTCCGGACCGGCCGCAGGTGCGGCCGGGCATCAAGGTTCCCGTGCGCGGCGTGCCGCATCGCATCGTGCATGAGCCAGGCAAGCGCGGCACAGTCGTGGTCGGCAACGACGACACCGGTCCGACGCTGACCATCCATGGCGACAGGCTGCACCTACCGCGCCGTGTCGCCGACTTCCTGAAACGCGAAGCCAAGCGCGACATCGAGGCGCTGGTTCAGCGCCACACCGGCGCGATCGGCCGCAAGGCGAAAAGCATCCGCTTCAAGGACACGTCGAGCCGCTGGGGCTCCTGCACCGCGGACGGCAACCTCTCCTTCTCCTGGCGCATCATGATGGCGCCGCCGCCGGTGATAAACTACCTGGTGGCGCATGAAGTGGCGCATCTGAAGGAGATGAACCACGGCCCGAAATTCTGGAAGCTGTGCGCGGAATTATGCCCCGACACCGAGCGCTGCAAGGCCTGGCTGAAGAAGAATGGCGGTGCGCTGCAGGCCATCGCGTTCGACTGACGGCACTCATTTCCATCCAATTTCCAGCCGTCACCACTCCCCGTCCTGCAACCCCTTTTCCATGAAATCGATAAAGGCCTGCACGCGCGGCAAGCGGAAGCGGCCGCGTGCCATGACCGCCCAGAGCGCGATCGGGTCGGAGCGGTTGATGTCGCACAGTATTTCAACCAGCCGACCCTCGCGCACAGCCTGGCCGACGACAAAATCGGCGAGCCTGACTATACCGTTGCCTGCGAGCGCCATATCGAACAGCATACCGACCTGATCACAGGAGAACGGTCCCCGCGGCAGAAAGCGCACGATGCCCTCCGCAGTCTGCAACGGCCAGGTGGTCGCCGGGTTCTGCCCTGACAACGCAATGCAGGCATGACCGACCAGATCTTCTGCCTTGCGTGGCGTCCCGGCACGATCGAGATAGGAGGGAGCCGCACAGATCAGGCGACGCCCATCCGCCAGCTTGCGTACGACCAGATCGGAATCTGCCGAAGGGCTGCCGCGCAACACGATATCGGCGTGGTCAACGACCGGATCGACCAGCCGATCTGTCAGCGACAGGTCAACCGTCACGTCCGGGAAGCGGGCAAGGAAAATCGGGAGCGCACGCAGAAGCGTTTGCCTGGCAAAACCCGTGCTGGAGTTGATCCGCAGTTGGCCCTTCGGCCGCAAGCTCGCGGAAGCAGCGTCTGCTTCGGCCTGTTCGATCAAATCCAGTATGTCACGCGCCCGCTCAAGGTAGCGTGCGCCTTCAGGCGTCAGGGCCAGCCGGCGGGTGGTGCGTGTCAGCAATCGCACACCCAGCCGGTCCTCCAGCCTTGAGACCAGTTTGGACAAGGCAGATGGCGTCACGCGGAGATCGTCCGCCGCGCTGGCGAAAGAGCCCCGATCGACGATGCGTATGAAGGCGATCATCTCGTCCGATGCGGCCATATTCATGAACTCCAGTCATGAAAGCACCGCTATTTTAGACAATTATCAGCGCTCCTGGAAATGGTAATTCGAGACGCGCTCGTTTCGAAGGACCAATCCCATATCCGGCAAGCCGACCCCACCGCCCTTTGATCACTATCGCGCCATCGCTTCGAACGATCGCCGCGCGGCGATCGCTGCGTTCCCTGCGCGAATTCGCTCATGGTTCAAGACGCGGTTTTCCTCGGCCCACGAGACATCTCCCGCCGCCACTCGAGATCATTCGGCCACGATGGCATGCAGACCCGCCTGCAGCGCCTCGTCGTCGCCTTGCTCGACGCCGAAAAGCACATCCAGCAGCGGGAAAGTGCAGCGATAGAAGGCCATGCGCTCCCGCATCGCGTCGGATATCGGCGTATGCCGTTCGACCAGGGCAAGGAAACCGTCGCCAAAACCCGCGGCGAGGCTCGCGAAATCATAGGCCGGATCACCGATGCCGCAGCCTGCGAAGTCGATGACGCCGGTGAGGCGGCCATCATGGACCAGGATGTTGCCGGCGCCGAAATCGCCGTGGATGATCGTTCGCGCCGACATGCCGGGATCCGCCAGGAAGGCATTGAACCGTTGCCTGAGGTCCGCAACGACGCGCGCCGGCAGAAGCGGGAAGGCGTGCTGTTCGCACCGTCGCAGCAGTTCATGCCATTCGGCCAGCGGATCGACGGCTTCGGCGCCAGGCAGGAGCGAGACCGGCAGCGCATGCAATGCCGCCAGG
This genomic window contains:
- a CDS encoding benzoate/H(+) symporter BenE family transporter — translated: MRISIPISAFVAAIVGFGGTLAIIIAAANAVGATQLQTASWVTALCISMAVETAWLSWRTRMPIISAWSTPGAALIAASSGFSIGEAVGAFLIAGALLVLTGLIKPLTQLISKIPASVASGMLAGILVTFALNAVRTIPVDPWLVLPLIAAFFLIRLWNPALSVLAVLVGGGFAAYLTGRVGSLPAPELSTLTLIAPVFTAKAAIGLALPLYLVTMASQNLSGLAVLRAAGYNPEPGPLISFTGLVSFLLAPFGASTSNLAAISAAICTGPDVHPDPAERWKTGPFYALAYVVFAIFGASLVAIFAVLPQSLIVLVAGLALLGPFTNALTISLKDEHERMAATTAFAVTASGLTLFGVGAAFWGLVAGMIVVLLDHAKNR
- a CDS encoding DUF2852 domain-containing protein, with the protein product MNTTALIRPAWTPATIALMVLGFVVFWPLGLAMLAYIIWGDRLDGFKRDVNKATDGIFAGCRRGADKAHRWGHASARTGNVAFDDWRDKELERLAEERRKLDEALAEFDDYARELRRAKDQEEFDRFMAQRNKPTAPATTKPAKGKGTNLLDD
- a CDS encoding M48 family metallopeptidase, with the translated sequence MSFAFFRNLTKPRPAPVEEREHHVAGRTLPLRIVENERARRLTLRIDAGGQGLRITVPPGLRQGEVERFLSRHQGWLEQRLAKVPDRPQVRPGIKVPVRGVPHRIVHEPGKRGTVVVGNDDTGPTLTIHGDRLHLPRRVADFLKREAKRDIEALVQRHTGAIGRKAKSIRFKDTSSRWGSCTADGNLSFSWRIMMAPPPVINYLVAHEVAHLKEMNHGPKFWKLCAELCPDTERCKAWLKKNGGALQAIAFD
- a CDS encoding LysR substrate-binding domain-containing protein, with the protein product MAASDEMIAFIRIVDRGSFASAADDLRVTPSALSKLVSRLEDRLGVRLLTRTTRRLALTPEGARYLERARDILDLIEQAEADAASASLRPKGQLRINSSTGFARQTLLRALPIFLARFPDVTVDLSLTDRLVDPVVDHADIVLRGSPSADSDLVVRKLADGRRLICAAPSYLDRAGTPRKAEDLVGHACIALSGQNPATTWPLQTAEGIVRFLPRGPFSCDQVGMLFDMALAGNGIVRLADFVVGQAVREGRLVEILCDINRSDPIALWAVMARGRFRLPRVQAFIDFMEKGLQDGEW
- a CDS encoding aminoglycoside phosphotransferase family protein, translating into MSGPSTMIPDPIAGRPTPAEIAAALKLPPSPKVVSTGQNNLVLDFGETIVRLPYYPSGVRELAREAEVLAALRPHLPPLVPVLELHDVGGHVVSMHHKLAGEPITDPGALPREDQKTLARGLAAFLAALHALPVSLLPGAEAVDPLAEWHELLRRCEQHAFPLLPARVVADLRQRFNAFLADPGMSARTIIHGDFGAGNILVHDGRLTGVIDFAGCGIGDPAYDFASLAAGFGDGFLALVERHTPISDAMRERMAFYRCTFPLLDVLFGVEQGDDEALQAGLHAIVAE